The nucleotide window GCCGGTCCCGCTCCAATACATACTGGTAGCCTCGATAGCCTGGGTACTGGTAGGCCACCCACCTAGGCCAGTGAGATCACAGGGGTGGTGAGcaggctctgcccccacccccaccaatgtCCCCCATTAGCAGCCCTCCTTTTGCAGCCCCAGCCCCTAGCTCCAATGCCATTGCTTCAATTTTCCCTGCAATGATCTCTCTCCCCTATTCCCACTCTCCATTGCCTCTTcatccatctttttaaaaatcccttgcTCTATCCCCACATTGGCCCTCTGACTCTTATTCTCCTattctctgcaccccccccagTCTGTCTCCATCATCTCACTTCTCCCGGTCCCCCAGTACTCAGCATCTATTTACTATGTCTCTTAGCACCCCATCACCTTTCCCAACCCCCCTCCCTGGTCTCCAttgcctcccttctcttcccatctcccctGTTCCAGTCCTGGGACTCACGCTCCAGAGCTGACTTTGAGAGAACCCACATCCTTGCTGGCCCAGcccatggagggcagggatgggTAGTCATCAGTGAGTTCAAACTTGCAGCCCTGGAAGTTATCTCCCTCAAACAGGGTCACACGGCTGTCACTGTGATTCTGAAGCACAGGAAGGTGGGAGTGGTCAGGTTAGGCCCTCCAAAGAGGTATTAATGGGTACATTCTCAGCCCTACTCTCCCCACCTTGCCACCCAACACAAGCTCTGCAGACACTTTGGCTCCACAAGCATTCCCAAAGATCACTCCATCAGGTCCATAGCAGGCTAGGAAGCTGGGAGGCTCAGAAGTCCCTCGCCTAGTCCCTTCTATGGCTTTGGGTTGAGATAGTGAGACTGAGGGTTTCCCAGAAACCCTTCCAGGTCAGGACTAGAGAGCATCTTGTAATCTGGACCTCTTTGCAGAAGGAAAATCAGGGATCCTGAGAGAAATTTGGCCCATGAACCAAGGCAGTTTTCTTAAGGGCCTCATTGACTACTCAATCCCCTGTGCAGCACCTTGGGAACAGCCTCTCATAGGGTAAGGCCCAACTGAGGGGTGCCAGATGGCAGAATCATAACAGACAGGCCAGGCATCAGTGTTGGCTGAGTCTGGGCTTCCATAGTCCTAGGGCCTTCCCCTCCTGGAATATAGAAGGTAGGCTGAGTCAGCATTTGCTCTTTGCCCTCTACCTCTCAGCCCCAGGCCTCAACAGTAGGGTACCTAAGTCAGCACAAGTGAGAAGTGAGATCCTCCTGTCCAGTGATTCATTTGATTCATTGCCAACACTTCccccacatacatacacacagagattGATCTCTTCTCAACAATGATCCCTGAATTGAGTTCTAGTCTCATCACGTTAACCCTTGTGTCCGAGGGCAAGTCACTTTGCCCTTCTGAGCCCCATTTCCATACCTGTATATGAGGCTAACAGCAGACGTCCCAACCTTACAGGACTGTGTGATGGCAGAAGCACTCTTTAACAGGTGTGGACGACATGACGTGAGGAACATGGGTGCTCAAGACAGGCATGGGCTTGGTGCTGTCCGTGGTGCTGATTTTTGGGCACCTGACTGAGGTCCACTGTCCCAACTTTCAGGGACTCTTCTGGTTCTGGAAGTAATGCCACTACCACTCATCTAGGAACTGTGTTTACACATTCCCATACACTGGATGGACAGCCTTTATGAGGTGCCATCGTGGGGTCAGGGTCTGGAGTGAGGAGGTAGGaagcagaaggggaaggggaaggctgTGCTTACTGCGCAGAGCACTGGCCGGAAGGAGAGCAGCTGGTCGCTGTGGTGGCCGCCACTGCCACTCCAGGCACTCCAGCGAGGATAGTCACCCTTCTCCAGAATGAACTGCTGTCCCTGGAAGTCAGGGTACTCAAAGGCCACCCAactggggaaaaacaaagaaagctggGAGGCTTCTGCCCCAGGCtcactccttcctctgtccccaccttgATTACTGTGATCGAAAAGACTGAGAACCCCATCTTTTTTCTCCAACCCCAAGTCCTTACCCTGACATACACAGCACATGGCAATATGGCCCCTCTAGAAAAACTAAAGACCGTATATAGCTGCTATCTGGGGTTTCAGGGATCCAGGCTTCCAGCTTAGCCTCCCCAGGATGAAAGGAATTTTCCGGGTTCTGAAGATCACCTACCAACGGTTCCTACCTCGAGGATTTAGGTGCCTGCAAAGGTAGGTGTAGGAACCCCCCAACCTGCGGTGGCAATCTGTGATAACAACAACCTGCAATAATCAGAGGCCTCAGCTCTCCCAAGCGCCCCAGGCTCTCAGAGACCAGGATGGAGCGAGAGGAAGAGATTTAGCTTCTTTTGTTACACCAAGTGCAGAACTATCTAGCAGCTGCACAGAGAAAAACTCTGGGGAGGAAATAACTACACTGGGAACCCCTTCAGGGTTCAGGCCCATCTCACGGGGCTCCCAGAAAGGGTTGCCTCTCGCCTTTATCCTTTTAGTTCACATGATTTGTCTTGTGGCACGTGGGGGAGTTCTGGGAGGCCAAGGGGTTTCCCATGTTGGTCAGTCTCAGGCAGGGCTAACAGTCTGGGAAACGGAGGGCCCAGCCTCGGAGCTTAGGCCAGGGGAGCCCGGCGG belongs to Felis catus isolate Fca126 chromosome C1, F.catus_Fca126_mat1.0, whole genome shotgun sequence and includes:
- the CRYBA2 gene encoding beta-crystallin A2 is translated as MSSAPAPGPPPASLTLWDEEDFQGRRCRLLSDCANIAERGGLRRVRSVKVENGAWVAFEYPDFQGQQFILEKGDYPRWSAWSGSGGHHSDQLLSFRPVLCANHSDSRVTLFEGDNFQGCKFELTDDYPSLPSMGWASKDVGSLKVSSGAWVAYQYPGYRGYQYVLERDRHSGEFRNYSEFGTQAHTGLLQSIRRVQH